Proteins found in one Fulvitalea axinellae genomic segment:
- a CDS encoding DUF4350 domain-containing protein, which translates to MLNTRNLAVIVVLVVVVSSLYYVRTLFVPKYDWRSNYELKSDEPYGLGLFTEIVSASEDVTLIKSALSHYKKLNDSLGRSNYIFVGKRPYLDSADLSNIFDFAKQGNRAMIIAESLPKQLLDSVFVTFSEKELDSLEAIWEEEAEAIEEIIVNTREDSLLVEEFDPDSLSLEASDSIQDALAKLTEDNYFGPNRRDYKFREQGIFSFGPENSKREYYPFTYRSGKKDRRGRWYYFDEDERLRPNADTLIWLYADKMAGIKLHYGEGEIIVAQNPRPLTNYFLKDSVGAEFASLLLSSLQDGPVFLDAYSHNYRVSFNLGGAQRTPLSYVLSKPQLRSAIYLVLVLALLYVVFESRRKHKAIPLVEAPENSSKAFVENIAQLYYNSKQGEVKVAEHIKNQFFAYIREKYHIPTKGKTDELVEPIAKATGVNSEDIEVLFRQYYATVYESGKSERARKLADFYSSVEKFYEATADGTSVKKQEPEAVA; encoded by the coding sequence ATGTTGAACACGCGTAATTTAGCGGTAATAGTCGTCCTTGTGGTAGTGGTGAGTAGCCTCTATTATGTCAGGACCCTGTTCGTACCGAAGTACGACTGGCGCTCAAACTACGAGCTAAAGAGCGATGAACCTTACGGTTTGGGACTTTTTACAGAGATCGTGAGCGCATCCGAAGACGTGACGCTGATTAAGTCCGCATTGTCGCATTACAAGAAGCTGAATGATAGCCTCGGGCGCTCAAACTATATTTTTGTAGGAAAAAGACCTTATCTCGACAGCGCGGACTTAAGCAATATTTTCGACTTCGCCAAGCAGGGAAACCGGGCGATGATTATTGCCGAATCTTTACCCAAACAGTTGCTGGACTCCGTTTTCGTAACTTTTTCGGAAAAAGAACTGGACTCTCTTGAAGCGATTTGGGAGGAAGAAGCCGAAGCGATTGAGGAAATAATAGTGAATACCAGAGAGGACTCCCTACTAGTAGAGGAGTTTGACCCTGATTCGCTTAGCCTTGAAGCTTCCGACTCTATACAGGATGCTTTGGCAAAACTGACCGAGGATAACTATTTTGGACCTAACCGTCGGGATTATAAGTTCCGTGAGCAGGGAATTTTTTCGTTCGGTCCGGAAAATTCGAAAAGGGAATACTACCCGTTTACATATCGGAGCGGAAAGAAGGACCGCCGAGGCAGGTGGTATTATTTTGACGAGGACGAAAGGCTCAGGCCAAACGCCGATACGCTGATTTGGTTGTATGCGGATAAGATGGCGGGTATCAAGCTTCATTACGGCGAAGGCGAGATTATAGTGGCGCAGAATCCGAGGCCACTCACCAATTATTTCCTGAAAGACAGTGTAGGCGCCGAGTTCGCCTCTTTGTTGTTGTCGTCTTTGCAGGACGGTCCGGTATTTTTGGATGCCTATTCCCATAATTACAGAGTGAGTTTTAATTTGGGAGGTGCCCAGCGGACACCTTTATCTTATGTATTGTCGAAACCGCAACTCCGGTCGGCAATTTACCTGGTATTGGTTCTGGCCCTGCTCTATGTCGTTTTCGAGTCAAGGCGCAAGCACAAGGCTATTCCGTTGGTGGAAGCGCCGGAGAACAGTTCGAAGGCTTTTGTGGAGAATATTGCGCAACTCTATTATAACAGCAAGCAAGGCGAGGTGAAAGTCGCCGAGCATATCAAGAATCAGTTTTTTGCTTATATCAGGGAAAAGTATCATATCCCGACAAAGGGGAAAACCGACGAATTGGTGGAGCCGATAGCCAAGGCTACGGGAGTGAATTCGGAAGACATCGAAGTGCTTTTTAGGCAATATTACGCTACCGTCTACGAAAGCGGAAAGAGCGAAAGGGCCCGCAAGCTTGCGGATTTTTACAGTTCGGTGGAGAAGTTT
- a CDS encoding DUF4129 domain-containing protein yields the protein MRVSPISLLILLAIVAGGVLAPRTAPASDRAYRLDKEALEKKSKSLDYTEDYYEFEPVKRKKKGTGGFSLAGMIPALKILAYAIVIGFLLWVAYYVARRYSGFSNPNVRNADLSFSEDLEKDIRDLDLDGMLKAALSAKDYKAAVRVLFLLSLRSLSKGEFLEVSREKTNYQYVRELRERPEMRETFRRITFEFERFWYADLMAGEEDFDRVSGYHEELKKQIPDVEHA from the coding sequence ATGCGAGTATCACCGATATCGCTTTTGATTTTATTGGCAATCGTGGCTGGGGGCGTATTAGCTCCCCGCACGGCGCCGGCTTCCGACAGGGCTTACCGTCTGGACAAAGAGGCTTTGGAAAAGAAATCCAAAAGCCTTGACTATACGGAGGATTATTACGAATTCGAACCCGTAAAGCGTAAAAAAAAGGGTACGGGCGGGTTTTCCCTAGCCGGAATGATTCCGGCGCTGAAAATCTTGGCCTACGCTATAGTCATAGGCTTTTTGCTTTGGGTGGCCTATTATGTGGCACGACGCTATTCCGGTTTTTCGAACCCTAACGTAAGGAACGCCGACCTGTCGTTTTCCGAGGATTTGGAAAAAGATATACGCGATCTGGATTTGGACGGCATGCTGAAAGCGGCCTTGTCTGCCAAAGATTACAAAGCGGCTGTCCGAGTGCTTTTTTTGCTGTCCTTGCGTTCGCTTTCCAAAGGCGAGTTTTTGGAGGTGAGCAGGGAAAAGACCAATTATCAATATGTGCGCGAGTTACGGGAACGGCCTGAGATGAGGGAGACGTTCAGGCGGATCACTTTCGAATTCGAACGTTTTTGGTATGCCGACCTTATGGCTGGCGAAGAGGATTTTGACCGGGTGTCCGGCTATCACGAAGAACTCAAAAAGCAAATTCCAGATGTTGAACACGCGTAA
- a CDS encoding nuclear transport factor 2 family protein, translating to MSDFKKLVGEYKAMVEAGKYIEVIDRFYADDIVQRENSDAETRGKETLKNNEVGNLEQTKSVETKIITLVADTETGNVMGEMDIMIDNGDGTRTRLEEAFSQRWKNGQIVYQRYYWHSFQKIEK from the coding sequence ATGAGTGACTTCAAGAAATTGGTAGGGGAGTATAAGGCGATGGTGGAGGCCGGAAAGTACATTGAAGTGATCGACAGGTTTTACGCCGACGATATTGTGCAAAGGGAAAACAGTGATGCGGAGACCCGGGGAAAAGAGACGCTGAAAAACAACGAGGTCGGGAATTTGGAACAGACCAAATCAGTGGAGACAAAAATAATAACGCTGGTGGCTGACACCGAGACTGGAAACGTGATGGGCGAGATGGATATCATGATCGACAATGGAGACGGCACCCGCACAAGGCTGGAGGAAGCTTTTAGCCAGCGCTGGAAAAACGGCCAGATCGTGTATCAGCGCTATTACTGGCACAGCTTCCAGAAGATAGAGAAATGA
- a CDS encoding stage II sporulation protein M — protein sequence MKESNFIKNNTDKWQTLEDHINTKDQDPDKLSKSFIQITDDLSFSRTYYKHRSIRLYLNSLSKKLFSGIYRQRGLKWKAVADFWKEELPLISYHSRKEYLVSLVVFLLAVLVGVFSTIQEPEFTRQILGDRYVDMTLRNIEKGDPAAVYKDSDAVGMAIRIGANNLKVTVLTYASGLFAALGCIFVLIGNGVMLGTFQTMFYNEGVLGESFLAIWQHGAVEISSIVIAGGAGLVLGKGLIFPGTYSRGQALRIGALRSVKILMGLIPLIVFAAIVESFITRLTDVPDILRALSIAISFGFMYFYFVWYPKKVYVSLGEEADRAEEIPYREEKPPRLGDLLTAGECLSETIRWASSRIGKVLAGILPAAIAGAVLVQVFGDDSVMLMDIKGDPIGLFSPLQVNIPATVRASVIFLLVASALWSYCRTLSSLRNGAPFFKEFLRVSPFAVTLALPFFLPHVSLSWLLFGLQFFSVSIIVAHILRKQKGEAFKLAFRLVRSNIGKILGALTLVGIINLLLYMLITTPAFGLQAYLFGYLISDDFAYKAQLTAGLMHAIKFMVVGLGIYLALSQNLFCYHSIKERYTSCDLLRRLEGLGTRKSYRGIAREN from the coding sequence ATGAAAGAATCAAATTTCATCAAGAATAATACAGATAAATGGCAAACGCTCGAAGACCATATCAACACTAAGGATCAGGATCCGGACAAGCTAAGCAAATCGTTTATACAGATTACCGACGACCTTTCTTTTTCCAGGACGTACTACAAGCACAGGTCTATCCGATTGTACCTCAATAGCTTGTCCAAAAAACTTTTTAGCGGGATTTATCGCCAACGGGGCCTGAAATGGAAAGCCGTGGCGGATTTTTGGAAAGAGGAACTTCCGTTAATTTCTTACCATTCCAGAAAAGAGTATTTGGTGTCGCTGGTTGTTTTTCTCTTGGCCGTATTGGTGGGCGTTTTCTCCACTATTCAGGAGCCCGAGTTTACGCGCCAGATTCTGGGCGATCGCTATGTGGATATGACCCTGCGGAATATCGAAAAGGGCGATCCTGCCGCCGTCTACAAAGATTCGGATGCTGTAGGGATGGCTATTAGGATCGGGGCCAACAACCTCAAGGTGACGGTGCTGACTTATGCGTCCGGTTTGTTTGCCGCTTTGGGATGCATTTTCGTTTTGATCGGTAACGGGGTGATGCTCGGCACTTTCCAGACGATGTTTTATAACGAAGGCGTTTTAGGCGAATCCTTTCTGGCCATTTGGCAACACGGAGCCGTGGAAATTTCATCGATTGTAATCGCGGGTGGGGCTGGGCTGGTATTAGGCAAAGGCCTGATTTTTCCGGGGACTTACAGCCGTGGCCAAGCCTTGCGGATCGGAGCCTTGCGTTCGGTCAAGATATTGATGGGGCTGATTCCCCTGATTGTCTTCGCCGCTATAGTCGAGTCGTTTATCACAAGGCTTACCGACGTGCCTGACATATTACGGGCGTTGTCCATTGCCATATCTTTCGGGTTCATGTATTTCTATTTTGTCTGGTATCCGAAGAAAGTTTATGTCTCGCTGGGCGAAGAGGCCGACCGGGCTGAAGAGATTCCCTATCGTGAGGAAAAACCGCCGCGTTTGGGAGATTTGCTGACAGCGGGCGAATGTCTGAGCGAAACTATCCGTTGGGCTTCTTCCCGTATTGGCAAAGTGCTGGCGGGAATCTTGCCCGCCGCCATAGCCGGAGCCGTACTGGTTCAGGTCTTTGGCGACGATTCCGTAATGCTGATGGATATCAAAGGGGACCCTATCGGGCTTTTTTCCCCGTTGCAGGTGAATATCCCCGCAACGGTCCGGGCTTCGGTGATATTTCTGTTGGTGGCGAGCGCTTTGTGGTCTTATTGCCGGACTTTGTCTTCTTTAAGAAACGGGGCTCCCTTTTTCAAGGAGTTTCTGCGCGTCAGTCCGTTTGCCGTGACGCTTGCTTTGCCTTTTTTCTTACCGCACGTATCGCTTAGTTGGCTTCTGTTCGGACTTCAGTTTTTTTCCGTGTCCATAATCGTAGCGCATATTCTGCGGAAACAGAAAGGGGAGGCGTTTAAGTTGGCTTTCCGTTTGGTCCGTTCGAATATCGGGAAAATTCTGGGGGCGCTGACTTTGGTGGGAATCATCAACCTGTTGCTGTACATGCTGATCACTACGCCGGCTTTCGGACTTCAGGCTTATCTTTTCGGCTATTTGATCAGCGACGATTTCGCTTATAAGGCGCAGCTTACGGCGGGCTTGATGCATGCTATAAAGTTTATGGTGGTAGGCTTGGGAATCTATTTGGCTTTGAGCCAAAACCTGTTTTGTTACCATAGTATAAAAGAGCGTTACACTTCCTGCGATCTGCTGAGGCGTTTGGAAGGATTGGGGACAAGAAAATCATACAGGGGAATTGCCCGTGAAAACTGA
- a CDS encoding RDD family protein encodes MKKIDIRTTQNVTIEYPLASTMDRVLAYGLDLIIITACTSILSLSSALIFRGSPVMEYIIGFIILLFIFAYHLNMELFFGGRSFGKKIMKLRVVKINGMRVSVYDYFLRWAFRIFDCMLSIGFLGILSVSSSRNKQRLGDLMANTTVVKDSEDHYVNLKDLTSLKSGESYTAKYPEITRLTEADMLLVKEVLDRVQDNKSQASTDVINLTVEKVTEATGLKAPANKVDFLRICLKDFVYLTR; translated from the coding sequence ATGAAGAAAATAGACATCCGAACCACCCAAAACGTCACTATAGAATACCCACTAGCCTCTACCATGGATCGCGTTTTGGCCTATGGTCTTGATTTGATCATAATTACGGCCTGCACGTCCATTCTTAGCCTCTCCTCGGCATTGATTTTCAGAGGCTCTCCCGTTATGGAGTATATCATCGGCTTCATCATTTTGCTTTTTATCTTTGCGTACCATTTGAATATGGAGCTCTTTTTCGGAGGCAGATCTTTCGGTAAGAAGATAATGAAACTCCGGGTGGTAAAAATCAACGGAATGCGAGTAAGCGTATACGACTATTTTCTGCGCTGGGCCTTCCGTATTTTCGATTGTATGCTGTCCATAGGGTTTCTGGGAATCCTCAGCGTTTCCTCATCCCGTAACAAACAGCGTTTGGGCGACCTGATGGCGAATACGACTGTGGTAAAAGACAGCGAAGACCACTATGTAAACCTAAAAGACCTGACATCACTGAAGTCGGGAGAAAGTTACACGGCCAAATACCCTGAAATCACCAGACTTACGGAAGCGGATATGCTATTGGTAAAAGAAGTTCTGGACAGGGTGCAGGACAATAAAAGCCAAGCCTCGACGGACGTGATTAACCTAACGGTCGAAAAAGTGACGGAAGCCACAGGCCTAAAAGCGCCCGCCAACAAGGTGGATTTTCTGCGCATTTGCCTGAAAGATTTCGTTTACCTGACACGTTAA
- the ispG gene encoding (E)-4-hydroxy-3-methylbut-2-enyl-diphosphate synthase has protein sequence MSENNILYCDSLTAYSRRKTVEVNIGGVPMGGDNPIRIQSMTTVDTMDTEGSVAEVLRLVEAGCEYVRLTAPSVKEAENLANIKNELRARGCNVPLVADIHFTPNAAEVAARIVEKVRVNPGNYADKKRFQEIDYTDEEYASELERIREKFAPLVELCKEHGTAMRIGTNHGSLSDRIMSRYGDTPFGMVESALEFIRICEDMDYDQLTVSMKSSNPQVMVQAYRLLVQKLDEEGLKPYPLHLGVTEAGEGEDGRIKSAVGIGTLLEDGLGDTVRVSLTEAPEYEPPVARKLVARYDDRTGHAQVAPVDNAPVDPFRFQRRETVQVADFGGKQVPRVIADMHDVAETGVTNKDLGAVGHHYLSATDKWHLADMAADYVYTGDFPMDFELPSALKEVVDFEAWKGLEDTENRFPLLKASELEGEAPHPELNFILVKASDLSEEIFAKFKNKNNIVLVLETENAHGMAEQRRFFFQLIEKEIKLPVVILRDYADMDEEDLQIHASTEMGALLVDGLGDGVLLRRKTPALDADALRNVLKRHNSVAFGLLQAARMRVTKAEYISCPSCGRTLFDLQETTAMIRKRTDHLKGVKIGIMGCIVNGPGEMADADYGYVGSGKGKITLYRGQEVVKRGVNSEGAVDELINLIREDGNWVEPETSPVV, from the coding sequence ATGAGCGAGAACAACATCTTGTATTGCGATAGCCTGACGGCATATTCAAGAAGAAAGACCGTGGAGGTCAATATAGGGGGCGTGCCCATGGGCGGCGACAATCCCATCCGTATCCAGTCCATGACCACCGTGGACACCATGGACACCGAAGGTTCGGTAGCCGAGGTGTTGCGTCTGGTGGAGGCCGGATGCGAATACGTACGTCTCACGGCGCCTAGCGTCAAAGAGGCCGAAAACCTGGCCAATATCAAAAACGAGCTCCGCGCCCGCGGCTGTAACGTTCCTTTGGTGGCCGACATCCACTTTACGCCAAACGCCGCCGAGGTGGCCGCGCGCATCGTGGAGAAAGTACGAGTAAACCCCGGCAACTACGCCGACAAGAAGCGCTTTCAGGAAATAGACTATACCGACGAGGAATACGCCTCCGAACTGGAACGTATCCGTGAGAAGTTCGCCCCCTTGGTGGAGCTTTGCAAAGAGCACGGCACGGCCATGCGTATCGGCACTAACCATGGTTCGCTTTCCGATCGTATCATGAGCCGTTATGGCGACACGCCGTTCGGAATGGTGGAATCGGCTTTGGAGTTTATCCGCATCTGCGAAGATATGGATTACGACCAGCTTACTGTTTCCATGAAATCCAGCAACCCGCAGGTGATGGTGCAGGCCTATCGCCTTTTGGTTCAGAAGCTGGACGAGGAAGGTTTGAAGCCTTACCCGTTACATCTTGGTGTGACCGAGGCCGGCGAAGGCGAAGACGGTCGTATCAAATCGGCTGTGGGAATCGGAACACTCTTGGAAGACGGCTTGGGCGACACAGTCCGCGTTTCCTTGACCGAAGCTCCGGAATATGAACCGCCCGTAGCCCGCAAACTCGTGGCTCGATATGACGACCGTACAGGACATGCGCAGGTAGCGCCAGTTGACAACGCTCCGGTTGATCCGTTCCGCTTCCAACGTCGTGAGACGGTACAGGTAGCCGATTTCGGAGGCAAGCAGGTACCGCGCGTTATTGCCGATATGCACGACGTGGCCGAGACCGGCGTAACGAACAAAGACCTTGGCGCCGTGGGGCATCACTACCTTTCGGCTACCGATAAATGGCATTTGGCCGATATGGCCGCCGATTATGTTTATACGGGTGATTTCCCGATGGACTTCGAATTGCCTAGCGCATTGAAGGAAGTCGTGGACTTCGAGGCTTGGAAAGGCTTGGAAGACACCGAAAACCGCTTCCCGCTCCTGAAGGCATCCGAGCTTGAAGGCGAAGCCCCGCATCCCGAGCTGAACTTCATCTTGGTAAAAGCTTCCGACCTTTCGGAAGAAATCTTCGCCAAGTTTAAGAACAAGAACAATATCGTATTGGTATTAGAGACGGAAAACGCCCACGGCATGGCCGAACAGCGCCGTTTCTTCTTCCAATTGATCGAGAAAGAAATCAAGCTTCCCGTCGTCATATTGCGTGACTACGCCGATATGGACGAGGAAGACCTTCAGATACACGCCTCCACCGAAATGGGCGCCCTCCTTGTGGACGGCCTCGGCGACGGTGTATTGCTGCGTCGCAAGACTCCGGCCCTCGACGCCGACGCCCTGCGCAACGTGCTCAAGCGCCACAACAGCGTAGCCTTCGGACTCTTGCAGGCCGCCCGTATGCGCGTCACCAAAGCCGAGTACATCTCTTGCCCTTCATGCGGTCGTACGCTCTTCGATTTGCAGGAGACCACCGCCATGATCCGCAAGCGTACCGACCACCTCAAAGGCGTGAAGATCGGTATTATGGGATGCATCGTAAACGGTCCTGGCGAGATGGCCGACGCCGACTACGGTTACGTAGGCTCCGGCAAAGGCAAGATCACCCTCTACCGTGGACAGGAAGTGGTAAAACGGGGCGTAAACTCGGAAGGCGCCGTGGACGAGCTGATCAACCTAATCCGCGAAGACGGTAACTGGGTGGAGCCCGAGACTTCGCCAGTAGTCTGA
- a CDS encoding DUF6728 family protein yields the protein MSSENRKKPQENASLKDYFKIGDLFGYFFRKKDPNRPGGIYLKMMHGINKFSILVFLLAVIYLVAKRFF from the coding sequence ATGAGCTCCGAAAACCGCAAAAAACCACAAGAAAACGCCAGCCTAAAAGACTACTTCAAGATAGGCGACCTCTTCGGCTACTTCTTCCGCAAGAAAGACCCGAATCGTCCCGGAGGCATCTACCTAAAAATGATGCACGGCATCAACAAATTCTCGATTCTCGTCTTCCTTTTGGCCGTGATTTACTTGGTGGCTAAGCGATTCTTTTAA
- a CDS encoding AAA family ATPase translates to MWIKNLKIENFRCFAQQLLELQEGANILIGDNATGKTSILEALKIALGSFYFGIDASQATSPSISQNRDVRLIQNERGQWDAHRPVKVKAEGNVFGTEVVWERALNSAKGKTTTGLLADLKEAIHNAYNTEESLSLPLLAYYSTARLQSQRKETEPFRQGERYEAYYNALEASSTVSRFKQWFENQDRISYQEGQQTSALRSVSRAIQNCLPNCDRISYDARLTEIVIMAEDGTKTPFPLMSDGYQLITAMVGDIAYRCAVLNAHLEERCLEDTPGVVLIDEIEMHLHPSWQQRVVNDLARTFPKIQFVITTHSPIVLGGAKANVIRLGDPNAEDNTPESGVLAYGRSPEHIMYGEQGVKTRPTEIVNRIKEFYSLLEKKEMEEAEKILQSLFIQGFGEDDPDTVQAQRNYDFALWEMENEGE, encoded by the coding sequence ATGTGGATCAAGAATCTTAAGATAGAAAACTTCAGATGCTTCGCCCAACAACTCCTTGAACTGCAGGAAGGCGCAAACATTCTGATAGGCGACAACGCAACGGGTAAAACATCCATACTCGAAGCCCTTAAGATTGCTCTAGGTAGTTTTTATTTCGGTATAGACGCCAGCCAAGCCACTTCGCCTTCCATTAGCCAAAACCGGGACGTCCGGCTAATACAAAACGAAAGAGGGCAATGGGACGCCCACCGACCGGTAAAGGTCAAAGCCGAAGGCAACGTATTTGGGACAGAGGTAGTATGGGAACGGGCCTTGAATAGCGCCAAAGGCAAAACTACAACAGGGCTTCTCGCGGACTTGAAAGAGGCAATACACAACGCTTATAACACTGAAGAAAGCTTATCACTACCGTTATTAGCTTACTACTCCACCGCCAGACTACAAAGCCAAAGAAAAGAAACCGAACCGTTCCGCCAAGGGGAACGCTACGAAGCGTATTACAATGCGCTGGAAGCCAGCTCCACTGTTAGTCGTTTCAAACAATGGTTCGAAAACCAAGACCGTATATCCTATCAGGAAGGCCAGCAAACATCCGCACTGCGTTCCGTTAGCCGAGCTATTCAAAACTGCTTGCCAAATTGTGACAGAATAAGCTATGACGCCCGCCTTACCGAGATAGTCATCATGGCTGAAGACGGGACCAAGACCCCTTTCCCATTGATGAGTGACGGATACCAGCTGATCACCGCCATGGTGGGCGATATCGCGTACCGTTGCGCGGTACTCAACGCGCACTTGGAAGAGCGTTGTCTCGAAGACACGCCGGGAGTGGTACTGATTGACGAGATCGAGATGCACCTCCACCCTTCTTGGCAACAGCGGGTAGTCAATGATTTGGCCCGAACTTTCCCTAAAATACAGTTTGTCATCACCACACACTCGCCGATAGTACTCGGCGGAGCCAAAGCCAACGTTATACGCCTAGGCGACCCCAACGCCGAAGATAACACCCCCGAAAGCGGCGTACTGGCTTATGGCCGTAGTCCGGAGCATATCATGTACGGCGAGCAGGGCGTAAAAACACGGCCTACCGAAATCGTCAACCGGATCAAGGAGTTCTATTCCCTTTTGGAGAAAAAGGAAATGGAAGAAGCCGAAAAGATTCTGCAGTCTCTCTTTATCCAAGGGTTTGGCGAAGACGACCCCGATACCGTACAGGCGCAACGCAATTACGACTTCGCCCTTTGGGAGATGGAAAACGAAGGGGAATGA
- a CDS encoding retron system putative HNH endonuclease — protein MRHIKKDGEPRELTAFKAKGGTKYEGENLDKSPIQTQLLKEQGGLCAYCMSRIKAEPGKTPKMGIEHLKDRATHPGLQLDYNNMLGVCLGGKKKRETGKGSNKKENLHCDQSKDSDKGHFELRFMNPLSEHVTAHYTFADGYVLPNDSDQQKLIEAEIEQALNLNNDFLVENRRKLINELKDRYTKDVKGKGKRDKTIFLNKMLRFYKEPNKNGQLQPYCEVAIQWLESKK, from the coding sequence ATGAGACATATAAAGAAAGATGGCGAACCCCGCGAGCTAACCGCCTTCAAAGCAAAGGGAGGAACGAAATACGAAGGCGAGAATCTGGACAAAAGCCCTATCCAAACACAACTCCTGAAAGAACAAGGCGGACTTTGCGCCTATTGTATGTCACGCATCAAGGCCGAGCCTGGCAAAACACCAAAGATGGGGATAGAACACCTAAAAGACAGGGCGACCCACCCCGGACTTCAGCTCGACTACAACAATATGCTGGGCGTGTGTTTGGGAGGAAAGAAGAAAAGAGAAACGGGCAAAGGCTCCAACAAAAAGGAAAACCTGCATTGCGACCAAAGCAAGGATTCCGACAAAGGCCACTTCGAACTCCGGTTTATGAATCCGCTATCAGAGCATGTGACAGCGCATTACACCTTTGCGGACGGCTATGTTCTACCAAATGATTCCGACCAGCAAAAACTTATCGAAGCTGAGATTGAGCAAGCCCTGAACCTGAACAACGATTTCCTTGTGGAAAACAGGCGAAAGCTGATTAACGAACTTAAGGACAGATACACCAAAGACGTAAAGGGCAAAGGCAAAAGAGACAAGACAATATTCCTCAACAAAATGCTCAGGTTTTATAAGGAGCCGAACAAAAACGGCCAATTACAGCCCTACTGCGAAGTGGCTATCCAATGGCTGGAAAGCAAAAAGTGA
- a CDS encoding AAA family ATPase produces the protein MEKIYIKNFGGITKADIEIKPFTVFIGEQSSGKSVVAKLVYFCRTLMLELYKQRTPQGFVERTNKRFKKYFPSSYWPQNEFTIQYEFGNKQPYAFIGKNGDLQISLPKDVVQDLGSLPSPSVYEILNSETNANDTLQSILLKYGFNQTNLFVPASRSIFAHVERNSFSYFGEDTQFDPFFIEFGQMHQAFKGAHHSVEMDGITQDFWNKASGLLKAKFLKDQTTGEEYLVHEDGRKVGLAFASSGQQELLPLLLILARFNGERFKDGHHCYYIEEPEAHLFPNAQKQVTDLLAWTFNNKVSKNEFIITTHSPYILASLNNLLQAGNILVESPEKAEQLYEIVGKDEVMNLKDLGAYEIKDGKVNSIIDQENGLILAEYLDGVSDEIGEQFDRLLDLSFGEDE, from the coding sequence ATGGAAAAGATATATATCAAAAACTTCGGAGGCATTACCAAAGCCGACATCGAAATAAAGCCGTTTACTGTTTTTATAGGAGAGCAGTCATCGGGTAAGAGTGTAGTGGCTAAACTAGTCTATTTTTGTAGAACACTTATGCTTGAGCTATACAAACAGCGAACTCCTCAGGGGTTTGTTGAAAGGACAAATAAGCGTTTTAAAAAGTATTTCCCTTCGAGCTACTGGCCACAAAATGAGTTTACTATACAATATGAGTTCGGAAACAAGCAGCCTTATGCCTTTATAGGTAAGAATGGCGATTTGCAAATTTCACTTCCTAAAGATGTAGTGCAGGATTTAGGCAGTCTCCCTTCTCCAAGCGTTTATGAAATTCTAAATTCGGAAACAAATGCCAATGACACATTGCAATCTATATTATTGAAATATGGATTTAACCAAACTAACTTATTTGTTCCCGCTAGCCGTTCAATATTTGCCCATGTAGAGCGAAATAGCTTTTCTTATTTTGGAGAAGATACTCAGTTCGATCCTTTTTTCATTGAGTTCGGGCAGATGCACCAAGCTTTTAAAGGTGCGCATCATAGTGTTGAGATGGATGGCATCACTCAAGACTTTTGGAATAAAGCTTCAGGACTTCTCAAAGCCAAATTCTTAAAAGATCAAACTACAGGGGAGGAGTACTTGGTACATGAAGATGGTAGAAAGGTAGGGTTGGCATTCGCTTCTTCTGGTCAACAAGAACTGCTTCCACTTTTACTTATTCTGGCTAGATTTAACGGCGAAAGATTCAAAGACGGGCATCATTGCTACTATATTGAAGAACCAGAAGCCCACCTTTTCCCAAACGCGCAAAAGCAAGTTACTGACTTGTTGGCTTGGACCTTCAACAATAAAGTTTCCAAGAACGAATTCATTATCACTACGCACAGCCCGTACATATTAGCCAGTCTGAATAATCTGCTTCAAGCTGGAAACATACTGGTCGAATCTCCAGAAAAGGCTGAGCAACTGTATGAGATCGTCGGTAAAGACGAGGTTATGAACTTGAAGGATCTTGGAGCCTATGAGATCAAAGACGGTAAAGTCAATAGCATTATCGATCAAGAAAACGGGCTCATACTGGCGGAGTATCTGGATGGAGTATCTGATGAAATCGGAGAGCAATTCGACCGCTTGTTGGATCTAAGCTTTGGAGAGGATGAATAA